The genome window ATGACTAAAATCTGATCAATCCAGTGATTAATATTCAGTCAGGCTTCTTCGAAGAACCAGGACTTGAAGCTCACCCAGACCCTTTCCCAGAAGCCCCTGCCGGCACCGGTGACAGTTTCCCTGAGTTTCTGGTTTTCCTGTTCCAGATTCTCAATTTTGGAATACATTGTCCTGTTCTGTTCCAAAAGTTCCCGGGTAAGTCCAGACTGTTGTTCCATCTTATCTTCTAGAGTGTGAAGGCATTTAGGCAGTTTATCCAGATCCTGGAGAAATTTAAGCACTTTTAATTGCTTTTCCTGGATCAGTTGCTGATTCATGGCGAGTTCGTTCAGGACCACTGAATTGTCGCAAAGGGTTTTCTTAAGGTCGTTCTGGGCATGGATTAGACTGTCTACGGTTTCTTTGACCACCATGCCATTTTTTTCGTCCCTCACAATTGAAATCGCAGGGAGGTTTTCATTTTTGAGGGACGCCTCGATTTCCCCCATCGGAAGGCTGTGCTGCTTGCTGAGGGTTCTGATCTTCAAGAAAAGATTGATGTCTTTATCTGTAAAAACGATGCTGTTGAAAGGGCCGCGATGGATCGGTTCGAAATACTTGCGAAATTTCTTAAGATAGAATCTGAGGGTAGTTTCCCGGATGTTGGTAATGCGCTCCACATCCTGCAGCGTAAATGTCTCCAGATTATCGCTCATTTGCTATCCTCCTCTGTACCTGGGAACAATTTATACTTTTCCATCTTACTTCTCAAGGTGTTGCGGTTTATACCAAGGACGGCGGATGTTTTTACCTGGTTCCCAGTGAACTTATCGAGAGCTGTGCGGATAACTGCGAACTCTGCTCTGCCGATGATGCGATCGAAGATGTCTGAGGCTTCTTCGGACAGAAGTTTTTCACACTCTATTCTAATCACTTCCTCAAGAGAATCCCCTGTCTTCAGAAGCATATTTCCGGCTGCCGCCAGCGGATCCACCGGCAGATTGATGTGGTCAGGGAGTATTTCAATGTCGCGGCATACTGCGAGAGCGCTTTCCATCACATTCTTGAGTTCACGGATATTTCCAGGCCAGGAATATTGAAGCAGCTTATCCACTGCCAGCTTGGAAACACCCTGAACCGGGCTCTGGTACTGGAGGTTATAGCTTTTAACAAAGTAATCGGCCAGGATGGGAATATCGACCTTGCGTTCCCGAAGCGGTGGCATGTGAAGGTGAATCACCTTGAGTCTGTGATACAGGTCTTCACGGAACTTGCCTTCGCGGATCGCTTCCAGCAGGTTTTTGTTAGTCGCCGCCAGGATCCTGATGTCGACTTTGATCGGCTGATTGCTGCCGATCCTGACGATCTCCCTTTCCTGGAGCACTCTCAACAGTTTGGCCTGCACCTCA of Candidatus Wallbacteria bacterium contains these proteins:
- a CDS encoding MerR family transcriptional regulator yields the protein MSDNLETFTLQDVERITNIRETTLRFYLKKFRKYFEPIHRGPFNSIVFTDKDINLFLKIRTLSKQHSLPMGEIEASLKNENLPAISIVRDEKNGMVVKETVDSLIHAQNDLKKTLCDNSVVLNELAMNQQLIQEKQLKVLKFLQDLDKLPKCLHTLEDKMEQQSGLTRELLEQNRTMYSKIENLEQENQKLRETVTGAGRGFWERVWVSFKSWFFEEA